Within the Setaria viridis chromosome 3, Setaria_viridis_v4.0, whole genome shotgun sequence genome, the region CAGACAGGTCAAGGTTGCTCGGTAACCACCAAGCAGCGGATGGCCTGGCTTGGCCATGGTCGTCTCCTAGGCTCGTAGTAGCTCCTACCTCTGCTGCTGCCGCGCAGCCATTCTTGCCTGAAACCTTCGCCGGCGGTTGGCAGCAACGACTTGCCGACTTGACTGTCGAGAGTCATGGGGAGCGTCAGTGCCACACTGACACACGAGACACAAGGATTATTGCCGCTACAATTGTGTCATGTTGCTGCTACCGCTTTCGGCATCTCTGTCCATCGACCTGCCGTtttggaagggaaaaaaaaaagccgcTCTCGCACGTTCCGTTCCAAGACGCCACCATCCACAGCTGTACACACATCCAAATCGACGATCGAGTGACGTCTCGTCCACTACTACTGCTAGTCTGCTACTCTGGAAGATGCATGGAATGGATGGAGCTCGGATGATCAGTCTCTGCTGAGCTTTTAGGCGCTCGTGTTGCAGTCCCTGTCTCAACTTCTGAACCGTTCAAGATCAAACCGATCAGAGGAGTAAAAACATCCTCCATGGAGCCATAGCGCTGTCGCTTAGCGTTCAGTTCAGGCGGCGCCTCCATGTCCATGGTCCCGTCCCTGGACGAACGGCGCCGACGAAAgcaaccattttttttttctgggagGTGCTACCGCAGGCAAGAAGCCAGCCTCAACAATTGTATTAATGCGAGAGTGTTGCATGCAAGATTTGGGAAGGAAGAGAAAAGGATAGCGACATGTCTAGTTTACAATGTTCCTAAAAAGCAACCATTTTTATTTCTGCCTGCACTGAACTGATTGACTGACCTAGTATCAAATTGGGAGCAGCGGCTacaactttttatttttttttaaacaaaaagaaagatttttaaGCAGCGGCTACATGAACACGTGGTCAGTTGGCGCTCCACGCTTGGACACGATCAACAAGCGATCAAGCGGCACGGATTACCAGAAAAGAAATCAGAACAAGATCAGGGGGCGAAGGAGGAGGGGAATGATGGAGGAGATCAGGGAGGCCGGTCAGGCAGCTCGAGCTGAATCAGCAGCTCACCTGCAAGAAGGGGACCTCGTGAGCTGCCACTtgtccttccttcttcttcttccccaccacCAACATTTTCCTGCCAAATTCCACACGAGCACAAATCGAAActcccttccttctctctctctctctcccgacCAACAAGCCAGGAACGCATACAGAGACTGAGACACGGCGGGGACCAGGTCGAGGACAAGCTGTTGCTGTGGATCGGCTGGTTCTTCCCTATTCATTCATTGCATCCATCACCCATGCCATCATAGTACCATAGTTCACCACCACCACAAGTCCAGAATTCCACAAGCTTATTACCTACCTCAGCTCACTCCCCGCCTCCCATGGCGTTCCTGTACAGGCTCCTCAAGTGCCGGcgcaatgccgccgccgccgtcgctagcgccgccttcctcctgctcgtcctcgtcctctccgtcctcctcgccgccgcgcgccgcgacggcgacgcggcggggACGATGGTCTTCTTCTCCGGCGCTTCTCCCGCGATCTCGGCGGCGCCTtccttgctgctgctgggcggccaagaggaggggacgagctGCGAGACGGCGCTGCGGTCGCTGCCGGACCACGGCTCGCGGTGCCGGTACCTGTCGTGGCAGGGGCACCCGCCGTGCGCGCCGGGGGCGTACGTCGACTACCTCCGGCTCTTCTACTGCGACTTCGGCCGCGCGCCGTGGCTGGGCGCCGGCGCGATGGCGCTGTGGCTGCTGGTCCTCTTCTACCTCCTCGGCGACACGGCGTCGCGCTACTTCTGCGCGTCGCTCGAGGGGCTCTCGGAGGCGCTGCGcctgccgccggccatcgcgGGCGTCACGCTCCTCTCGCTCGGCAACGGCGCGCCCGACGTGCTCTCCAGCGTCGTCGCGTtcgccggcaccggcggtggcggcggaggcgacgccGGGGACGTCGGGCTCAGCAGCGTGCTCGGCGGCGCGCTGTTCGTGTCCACGGTCGtggccggcgtcgtcgccgtcgtcgcggaGAGCCGGGGCGAGGTCGTGATCGAGCGGCGCGGGTTCGTGCGCGACGTGTGCTTCCTGCTCGTGGCGCTGTGCTACCTCCTCGCCGTGCTGCTCGCCGGCACCGTCACCGTCTGGGCCGCCGCGTCGTTCCTCTCCCTCTACGCCGCCTACGTCCTCATCGTCTGGTTCTCCCATTGCTGCGCGGCCGCCGGagcggaggacgacgacgacccgctCCTGGAGGACGGCAagaagcccgccgccgccgcgaacaATTCCTCCGACGtcctcgccgcccctctcctcctcaacgtccacggcgacggcggcgcagcACCTCCGCTCCCCATCTCCTTCAACAAGTCTACCacttccccgccgccggagaAAACCTTCTCCCAGCGCGCCATGGACGCGCTCCAGTCGCCGCTGTACCTCCCCCGGCGCCTGACGATCCCGGACATCACCGCGCACCGGTGGTCCAAGCGCTACGCCGTGGCGTCCGCCTTTCTctccccgctcctcctcgccgccacctcctcccccaccAGCCCCGCCGCGCTCTTCTCCGCCTTGGCGGCGGGTGCCCTcctggccgccgcggctgccCACACAACAACCTCCACCTCCCCTCCTGAGACCCGGTGCGGGCGCCTCCCGTGGCTCGCCGGCGGGTTCCTGATGTCGGTGCTCTGGTCCTACCTCCTAGCCCGCGAGCTCGTCGCCCTTCTGGTGGCGATCGGTCTCGTCGCCGGCGTGAAGGCGAGCGTGCTGGGCGCGACGGTGCTGGCGTGGGGGAACTCGCTGGGGGACCTGGTGGCGGACGTGGCGATGGCCATgcacggtggcgccggcggggcccaGACGGCCGTGTCGGGCTGCTACGCGGGCCCGGCGTTCAACACggtggtgggcctgggcctgtCGCTCACgatggccgccgcggcccggTACCCGCGGCCGTACGCGATCCCGGCGGACGCGTCGGCGTACCAGGCCGCGGGATTCcttgcggcggcgctggtgtgGGCCATCGTGGTGCTCCCCGCCCGCGGGATGCGGCTCGACCGGGTGCTCGGGgtcggcctcctcgtcgtctaCCTCGCGTTCATCGCCGTCAGGCTGGTCTCGCTCGGAGGgtcttgatctttttcttttgCTATTATTTAATCATTAATTTTGGGGTGGTTGTATATTATCATATATAATTGGGTGGTGGTGATGGTCGATTTATTGGGACGTCAATTTTTTGTTGGATTGGATATGATGCATAGAGAGCTGTTgatcgatgatgatgatgtaccATGCCAAGAACTTCTCTCTTCAAATCAAATGTACATGTATAGCGTATTAATTAAATGGTGTTTTTATGTAAGTTTTTGATCGATTATATAGGTTGACTTTTTACATGTTAACATTAGGCACCGATAAAGACTGCGAGGTTAATTATTTTCTCAACTGTTTTTTTTAAACGGCATTATTTGTTTCTCGACTCCTGCTTTTCGAAATCCGGATTAGTTCACTTATAGTTGCATATGTTTTGTTGGTTGATGAGACCCAAATGATTTAGAGAATGAAGAGCCAAATATCATCGATCATGATGATAATGACATGTGAGTAGCCAGTAGATGAAGCTAGCCTTAATTAGGATGTCTCACAATATGTCTGTCGGCATGGACATTATTTGATAGGCAAGCCTGATGACGACACTGCTTGCATGCATCTTGTCTCTTGTTGCTGCATTCATACATGCATGTGGATGAGTTATATGCATTGCTCTTATTGTTGGGTCCCTGGTCCGGTGTGCATGCATGTACGTGTCGATCGGCCGAGTGACatctttccttcttcttcttcttcttttttccatgCTTCGTAATTTTTGTTGCAAACGCTAAGCATATCTTAATACATGTTCAGGTTGGCAATTTGCCTAGCGTAGAGTGCGGAGGAACGAGTGTGTTTGTATGACCAAAGGTTTTAGATAAGACCAGAGCAAAGGCTCAATCATCTAGAACCACATTGACATTGTTGGCACAATGGAGAACCGGGGAAAGGAGAGCTGTTTCATGAACAACACAAAGAATCGAACGATTTGTGtgaaatataaaaatattaaagcAGACATAGCAAGCACGCCAGTGGTCTATGGTGCAATGTTCTTTTGCATTTTCCTTTTTGCACTTTTCAGCAACCGCATACGTTTATTTTGTACCCAATACTAAGTCTTCTTCCATCTTCGCTACAGGTCCAGACAGTCTTAGACTCTTAGTCCTAAACAGCATGCATGTCCTTCTTTTCTGAGACTCTGGCAACTGGATGAAATTGTTCTGATTGGGAGAAGAATTGCTCTCTCCCATAATGTACAAATGATCATGGCGGTCCTCCATGCTGCGCTCTAGGGGTACCATGCAGCAGCTCCCTAGTTCGGTCCCGGATCTCGAGGGCGCTGCGCTGTCGCGATTCCGAAATGATCTGCCTATCTTTCAGTTCGGTCCTCCAGCTGCATTATTGCCACGCCCGGTCCTGCAGGTACATGTTTGCGGCAGCAGAGAGATGGGCATGACGGCATGCATGGGCTGATGGCGCGTGGCGTCAACTGGGCTGGGCACCACCCCTCCCGCTTGATCCTCATCTTTTCTCGAATGCTACACAGGTACTGTCAACGAACTGCATGCATATACTATACTGTATATGTCATGCACTGATGCAGCACGTATTCTAATTTAGTCTAGGTTCGGGTTTAATAAAAATTGGATCATACTATTATATAATTTTAAagggctgagttggattgtgaaggagacATGTTAGTTACGTAACATGCATCACGATACATACAAGAAAGAGCAGTAGATCATCCATCTCTGACGATATAGGTCATTGTATACAGTATACTGCCACTGCGTATCAGAGACACCTGCACTACAGTCTACATGTGCTCAATGGTCACTGCGATTTCTCCTCTTACAAAAACCACAttatataatttatttttaagCCCGTCCGATATGATGGGATCCTCTCGCATGGATCTCGCTTACTTTGCAAGTGTCCATCCACGAGCAAGGCTAGCTGGGCTAGGCATCTGAATCTGCAATCCATCGACGAGACAAGACATGCCAGCCAGCAGGAGCAGCGGCTCCCAACGACCACCGACCGGCCCATCCATATCGTTCTTCGTACAATTCATACAATCAACAGGATCCGATCATGGTCAGAGAATGGCCGGTGTGATTATATTCGAGATTGCATACTACCGCTGGCAGTGGCAGtgccatcagcagcagcagcagcagcgctggAACGAGTGATGAGCCTGCTGCATGCGACAGGGGAGCACGAGCTCGATCCTAGTCCTGCAAGCGTGCGGTGGGCACACGTGGTGGATGGATGGGAAGGCGATCTCAATTATTATTTTGATTGCCCCGCACCAGCCCAGTGGTCGGATCATCGACCACCCTTTCTTCACCATCGGCCAGGCACCCTGCATGCCTGCTCCTGCCAGCAGATACATGTATACTTCTCTGCTCCAAATtttaggttgttttgattttttaatttatatacctaaatatagtgtatgtctagatgcatacaaacatacatgaatttagaaaagctaaaacgatctacaatttggaacggaatttggaacggaggaagtacaagataagaaaagaaagtgaaagaaaaaaacaaaagataacaaaagaagaagaaatgaatAGGATTATAAGAAAAGGATTTGAAGATAAGTAAATAATAGAAAATAAACATGAAATGGTTGTGGACACGAAATTTAGGCCTGAAACTAACGGGGGCTCCTATCTGACTTCCGTGTGCCAGATAGGGAGGATGGATTAGAGGTCCATTAAGCCCACAACCACCTCTTCGTCCTCaccgcttcctcttcttccccgcgAGACTCCACTACCCGCCCCTTCCTCTGCCGCTACCCCCTCCAACCCGCCCGGTGGCGCTCCTCctcaccctcgccgccgcccccttccacGAAGAGTCACCTTCTTCCCGAGGCTTCCGCTTCCCGCTGCCACCTCCACTACCCCGGCCGGTGGTGGCAAGCCGCGCTGCCCGTCCACCAACCACCGCTGCCCTTTGGCCCGCCCTTCTATTGACACCGGTTTTTTACCAGAGTCAACCGTTGTGGATAAAGTTCTGATAGCCGATGAAGGAGGGAGAAAAGGGTATGTGGATGTAACTGTAGTTGATCAAGATTCTAGAAGCCGATGGAAGATCAGGCGGGCCCAGTTTGAAGTGAAATTGACTCACCGAATAGCTATAATAGTCatgtcgtaatcgactaggattttaaCTTGCTCcaaggtataaatataaactaatgAGCCTTGTAAATAATCATCAATAAATCAAATATAACCTTTTGACGCAACgccgccaaaaccctaggagtaggagtagagtagattcgacgagttccttctagcgcgCAAAGCTGCATCGGCTTCAATCTCaagcgagcttgtaagtaccaccATCTGatcattacgacctctatcaaAACTTTCTGAGTTAAGttttatattctgatattgttgtgtggctagttatcgagttatttTAGATTGCGAGTAGAACTTTGCAGGCTTTGTCTAATATTCTACTTGTCTTCGATGTTGCTCATAGTTATCGAGTTTGCTTAGATCTATCTAGGTTGTCTTTATCGGCTCCTTGGTTGTTCCTGAGCACTCATAGTTATCGAACGGCTAGATCTGGCTAGTTTGTCTTCATCAGCTCCCTTACCTTGTTTAGACATACATAGTTATCAGATTGTATCAGCTGGTAGACTTTGCATTcttttattgctttatatatgctaggtccgatatatctttacccctgcccctcgtattgctaaccatCAAGCCCCTGACGTCAGCACGCTACTGTTGAGAGCTGATGCTTCAGTCGAGTCATGATGacatcattgagccgataggggcgTGTACGAGGACTTGCTACTGCGAGCTCGTCTAGTTGAGTTAATGGGCCGAAATTAATGCCCTCTCACCATGTTACCTTGTCcaagttcaattacacggtcatgacattgattaaaTTTCGTTAACTTAATTAGCTTGTAAGTGGTAAGAAAGAGGTCCTTGTTTGTTGTGCTCTAATcttttaggttaatagattgacATCAATGCCTTCTCATTCGTGTtatcttgtctaagttcaattacacttatcaagatattaaATCTATTAACCTATCTAATGCGTGCATGGTTAACAAGGGTTCCGTTTATGGCTATTGTGTTACAATACTTTATCTTATCCCGTCGGCTGacatagccgatggcacatgccattaatattttatttatttacaccgcatgtttacattaaatatctatttgttgtggtgtttattccaagaatgtctaccatgagttcgaaaggcttcgccGCCGATTGGCtaaggaatttaatgtttaccttttcaattttcaggtcaaattgaccggcacgccttgcaccactcgcgacCCGATTTGGAGCTTTcactagagttaagcagatctcctaggtcctccgtgttgttcaacatAGGAGCTTGAAGTTCAGATTTTGCGTCAATACCTACCTAATTTGGTGACGCTCCTTCTCACCCTCGCCACCGACCACTACCCACCGGATGGCCAGCCCTGCCCGGCCGGCGGTACTCCCACGCCGCCTCACTTCCACCAATGGCCAACCCGCCACCTCCACTCCCGCCGGCCTTCCTTTCTAAGGCCGGTGGGCATTGGAGCCCCCCGACAccccaaaaccctaaccctaagatCTCCCGACCTCGACCACCACCGTCGTCGCCAGCTGCTCCTGCCCACAACCCACCCCTCCGACCTCGGGCACCGGTGgaacggcggcgaggtggacggcggcggcgcatgagGACAAGCAGAAGCTAGGGcgtggggaggagaggagatcgGCCGGAACATCTGGTGTGCACCAATATTAAAGCACCGGAAGCCATATTAAGATTGGCGAAACTAACCGGGTTGTTTTTTATCGGCCCGGCCAGTTCGCCTGTTGCTGCAATGCGGCCCAGCCCACAAAAACACTATCCCATTCTCTCCCCTCAGATGTCTCAGGCACCCCCGCCGCCACTTCTCCAGGGGCGACCGGCGATCCCCATCTTCCCCGGCGGCCGGTAAGCTTCCCCAGCTCGGCGAGCGCTGCACACCTCTCTCGCGCTCATCCCCTCACGTACTTCTCCTCttgtccattcgaagcggtatGGACGACCCCaagaggagcgcggcggcggcgccctccctGCCCGACGACGCCCTCGTGGAGATCCTCTCCCGCGTCCCCGCCAAATCCCTCTGCCGTTTCAAGTGCGTTTCCACGGCCTGGTGCGATCTCATCGCCGACCGCCTCCGCTGCAAGAGGCTCCCCCAAACCCTCGAGGGCTTCTTCTACGCctacgacggcgacgacgacgacgagataCACGGCGGCGACTGCGACGATGGCAGTGGCaagggtgacggcggcggcggtgtgagCCCGGGTCACGTCGCCCGCGGGCGCTTCATCAACACGTTGGGTAGATTCGTGCCCCTCGCTTCCTACTCCTTCCTGCTGGAGCAGCTCGGAGTTGAGACCATCTGTCTCATGCGTTCCTGCAACGGGCTCCTCCTCTTTGGGCACAGAAGGGATTCGGACACCTACGAT harbors:
- the LOC117847428 gene encoding cation/calcium exchanger 1 gives rise to the protein MAFLYRLLKCRRNAAAAVASAAFLLLVLVLSVLLAAARRDGDAAGTMVFFSGASPAISAAPSLLLLGGQEEGTSCETALRSLPDHGSRCRYLSWQGHPPCAPGAYVDYLRLFYCDFGRAPWLGAGAMALWLLVLFYLLGDTASRYFCASLEGLSEALRLPPAIAGVTLLSLGNGAPDVLSSVVAFAGTGGGGGGDAGDVGLSSVLGGALFVSTVVAGVVAVVAESRGEVVIERRGFVRDVCFLLVALCYLLAVLLAGTVTVWAAASFLSLYAAYVLIVWFSHCCAAAGAEDDDDPLLEDGKKPAAAANNSSDVLAAPLLLNVHGDGGAAPPLPISFNKSTTSPPPEKTFSQRAMDALQSPLYLPRRLTIPDITAHRWSKRYAVASAFLSPLLLAATSSPTSPAALFSALAAGALLAAAAAHTTTSTSPPETRCGRLPWLAGGFLMSVLWSYLLARELVALLVAIGLVAGVKASVLGATVLAWGNSLGDLVADVAMAMHGGAGGAQTAVSGCYAGPAFNTVVGLGLSLTMAAAARYPRPYAIPADASAYQAAGFLAAALVWAIVVLPARGMRLDRVLGVGLLVVYLAFIAVRLVSLGGS